One window of the Runella slithyformis DSM 19594 genome contains the following:
- a CDS encoding toxin-antitoxin system YwqK family antitoxin, which yields MKNYVSAAALTALLFSFQLIYGQSTSEKVDKKTQKLQERKAKADSLLQKAGITAPSLGAGATVGGKAVKPGDAVGFFSETLPDLGLKIKEYRKAEKAKRKKKKKFHTDYEGLSIVRITSSTGNGDRITQLEFHVLKENRVPRLYDGLDVFWYDSRNRIISKAAIKDKESALILHGPYKRYVSGNLVEEGNYYIGTKDGRWETYDANYRLLDKTKWSRGFPAESIVSYYDSAHTKVLEVIPIHYGKRKGDYLKYYDGGQLMVKGQYDNDLPIGTWNEYYQYKRQRRKITRYPRYWYEDGEGILISEWDEKGKLIYERPKDQTPAEESEN from the coding sequence AAAATTACGTCTCGGCAGCGGCTCTCACTGCCCTGTTGTTTTCTTTTCAGCTTATCTATGGTCAATCGACCTCAGAAAAAGTCGATAAAAAGACCCAAAAGTTACAGGAGAGAAAAGCCAAGGCAGACAGTTTACTTCAAAAAGCAGGAATCACGGCCCCAAGTTTGGGGGCAGGCGCTACCGTGGGCGGCAAAGCCGTAAAACCCGGCGATGCCGTTGGCTTCTTTAGCGAAACTCTTCCTGACTTGGGCCTTAAGATTAAGGAATACCGCAAGGCAGAAAAAGCAAAACGAAAAAAGAAGAAGAAATTTCACACCGATTATGAAGGGTTGTCTATTGTGCGTATAACTTCCTCGACCGGAAACGGCGACCGAATTACTCAACTGGAATTTCACGTACTGAAAGAGAATCGTGTGCCGCGTTTATACGATGGACTGGATGTATTCTGGTATGACTCCCGCAATCGAATCATTTCTAAAGCCGCCATCAAAGACAAAGAATCAGCACTTATTCTTCACGGACCTTATAAACGCTATGTTTCCGGTAATTTGGTGGAAGAAGGCAATTATTACATCGGCACCAAAGACGGCCGCTGGGAAACCTATGACGCTAATTATCGTTTATTGGACAAAACAAAATGGTCACGAGGATTTCCGGCCGAATCCATTGTCAGCTATTACGACTCGGCTCACACCAAAGTACTCGAAGTAATTCCCATCCATTACGGAAAAAGAAAAGGAGACTATCTGAAATACTACGACGGAGGTCAACTCATGGTGAAAGGACAGTATGACAATGACCTTCCCATCGGCACCTGGAATGAATACTATCAATACAAACGCCAACGCCGCAAAATCACCCGTTATCCACGCTATTGGTACGAAGACGGTGAAGGAATTCTGATCAGTGAATGGGACGAAAAAGGAAAACTCATCTACGAACGCCCCAAAGACCAAACCCCGGCGGAAGAATCCGAAAACTAA
- a CDS encoding TonB-dependent receptor, with translation MVRLLFLVFFIGLFGVRSADAQTATDCDCFVKGVVKDRETNLPIAGALLSIKNTAKVAVTDAEGHYRIERLCQGNYVLECKIIGYKTARSTISLQHSAEENVNLNEDEVHLQDVEIVARRLSSLTQPAASLQNQALEQTRGQTLAGALQKIAGVTMLQTGASIAKPVIHGLHSNRILIINNGIRQEGQQWGSEHAPEIDPFIAKRLTVVKGAAGVRYGSDAIGGVILVEPAELPYKAVSVGGEINTVGFTNGRTGVLSGTLEGGINKWKGFGWRVQGTLKNGGNIQTPDYFLANTGVREQNFSVSGGYRSTKLGAEVFYSQFHTNLGIFSGSHIGSTSDLLNVIKNGEPFIKADFTRTIERPNQLVDHDLLKLKVYHQFSGNRVSLTFGRQYNQRAEYDLHGPQAAIKPALLFRITTLTGDMVLEHKPLKEITGQIGLSGLHQYNFTDGRPLIPDFEQSNAGAFVIERLVRQKWEWEAGLRYDLRWLHVYRFTGQTLDQRNHQFNSWSGTVGSVFNANARLVFRTNFGTGWRPPSVNELYSKGVHHGAAAYEEGEATLQPETAYNLQGNVEYTSERFRAEIGLFHNSIRNFIYLKPQPEPILTIRGAFPYFKYVQANATFSGADITTEWNMAPRWEHTGKISYLRAYDQAANDYLVAIPANRLENGFRYQISDAGPLHDSFVSIGHLWVAEQKRVPPNSDFMPPPAAYHLWSLQVGGDILLTEKQKITWDITAQNLFNAAYRDYLNRFRYYSLEQGRNVSVRLKWSF, from the coding sequence GTGGTTCGTCTGTTGTTTCTGGTCTTCTTTATCGGATTGTTTGGCGTTCGCAGTGCCGACGCTCAAACGGCCACTGACTGCGACTGCTTTGTCAAAGGCGTTGTCAAAGACCGCGAAACCAATCTTCCCATTGCCGGAGCACTGCTGAGCATCAAAAACACCGCAAAAGTAGCCGTTACCGATGCCGAAGGCCATTACAGGATTGAACGGTTGTGTCAGGGAAATTATGTACTGGAATGCAAAATCATAGGCTACAAGACCGCGCGTTCGACCATTTCACTCCAACACAGCGCCGAAGAAAACGTAAACCTCAATGAAGATGAAGTACACTTACAGGATGTTGAAATTGTCGCCCGACGCCTTTCTTCGCTCACCCAACCCGCCGCTTCCCTGCAAAATCAGGCATTGGAACAAACCCGCGGACAAACCCTGGCCGGAGCTCTGCAAAAAATTGCCGGGGTAACCATGCTCCAAACCGGGGCGTCGATTGCCAAACCGGTGATTCATGGATTGCACAGCAATCGGATTTTGATTATAAACAACGGTATACGACAGGAAGGTCAGCAATGGGGCTCCGAACATGCTCCGGAAATTGACCCTTTCATTGCCAAACGCCTGACAGTCGTCAAAGGGGCTGCCGGGGTGCGATATGGCTCCGATGCCATCGGAGGCGTGATATTGGTGGAACCGGCAGAACTACCCTACAAAGCCGTTTCGGTGGGAGGCGAAATAAACACCGTGGGATTTACCAATGGACGCACCGGAGTACTGTCCGGCACTTTGGAAGGAGGGATAAACAAATGGAAAGGCTTCGGGTGGCGGGTTCAGGGTACGCTCAAAAACGGCGGTAACATTCAAACACCTGATTATTTTCTGGCAAATACGGGTGTTCGTGAACAAAATTTTTCGGTATCGGGCGGGTACCGTTCTACCAAACTGGGTGCGGAAGTGTTCTACAGTCAATTTCATACCAACTTAGGCATTTTCTCGGGCTCCCATATCGGCAGCACCTCCGACTTGCTTAATGTAATCAAAAACGGCGAGCCCTTTATCAAAGCCGATTTCACTCGAACCATCGAACGTCCCAATCAGCTGGTTGACCATGATTTATTAAAACTGAAAGTCTATCATCAATTTTCGGGAAACCGAGTCTCACTTACCTTTGGCCGACAATACAATCAACGCGCCGAATATGACCTGCACGGCCCCCAAGCCGCCATAAAGCCCGCGCTGCTGTTTCGGATCACCACCCTAACGGGCGATATGGTCCTTGAGCATAAACCTTTAAAGGAAATCACGGGCCAAATCGGCCTCAGCGGACTGCATCAATATAACTTCACCGACGGCCGCCCCCTGATTCCCGATTTTGAGCAATCCAACGCGGGAGCCTTTGTAATCGAACGTTTGGTGAGACAGAAATGGGAATGGGAGGCCGGACTGCGCTATGATCTGCGTTGGCTCCATGTATATCGTTTTACAGGTCAGACCCTTGATCAACGCAACCATCAATTCAACAGTTGGTCGGGTACCGTGGGCAGTGTATTTAATGCCAATGCGCGGCTGGTGTTTCGCACCAATTTCGGAACGGGTTGGCGTCCGCCGAGTGTCAATGAACTGTACAGCAAAGGTGTGCATCACGGGGCGGCAGCGTACGAAGAAGGAGAAGCAACGTTACAGCCCGAAACAGCGTATAATTTGCAGGGCAATGTGGAATATACTTCCGAACGATTTCGCGCCGAAATCGGCCTTTTCCATAATTCTATACGAAACTTTATTTATCTCAAACCCCAACCTGAGCCCATTCTGACCATTCGCGGTGCGTTTCCTTATTTTAAATATGTACAGGCAAATGCCACCTTTTCGGGTGCAGATATTACGACCGAATGGAACATGGCTCCACGATGGGAACATACCGGCAAGATTTCCTATTTAAGGGCCTATGACCAAGCCGCCAATGATTATTTGGTAGCCATTCCGGCCAATCGTTTGGAAAATGGTTTTCGTTATCAAATAAGCGACGCAGGTCCTTTGCATGATTCGTTCGTTTCGATAGGGCATCTGTGGGTGGCAGAACAAAAGCGTGTACCGCCCAACAGTGACTTTATGCCGCCGCCTGCGGCCTATCATTTATGGTCGCTCCAAGTGGGCGGGGATATCCTACTGACGGAAAAGCAAAAAATAACGTGGGACATTACCGCCCAAAACCTGTTTAATGCGGCCTACCGCGACTACCTCAACCGATTCCGATATTATTCATTGGAACAGGGACGCAACGTTTCAGTGCGTTTAAAATGGAGCTTTTAA
- the queA gene encoding tRNA preQ1(34) S-adenosylmethionine ribosyltransferase-isomerase QueA, producing MKLSEFKFDLPQSLIALYPADRGESRLMVVNRQTKKIEHKKFSEIIEYFEEGDAMVVNDTKVFPARLYGQKEKTGAKIEVFLLRELNREMRLWDVLVDPARKIRVGNKLYFGDSDLVAEVIDNTTSRGRTIRFLYDGNHDELMRAIDELGETPLPRDIKRKVEDADRERYQTIFAQHVGAVAAPTAGMHFTKVIQRRMEIKGINFTPITLHVGVGTFRQVDVEDLTKHKTDSENFAITEASANVINEALDKGKRVCAIGTTSLKALESSVSANNRVKPFEGWTDKFIFPPYEFKISTSLLTNLHLPESILLMMTCAFGGHDLVMEAYEEAIKEKYKFFSYGDAMLII from the coding sequence ATGAAACTTTCCGAGTTTAAGTTTGACCTTCCTCAGAGCTTAATTGCTCTCTATCCTGCAGACCGCGGCGAGTCCCGTCTTATGGTGGTTAATCGTCAAACCAAAAAGATTGAACATAAAAAATTCTCCGAAATTATAGAATACTTCGAAGAAGGCGACGCAATGGTCGTCAACGACACCAAAGTTTTTCCGGCCCGTTTATACGGCCAAAAGGAAAAAACCGGTGCGAAAATTGAAGTTTTTTTACTTCGTGAGCTTAACCGTGAAATGCGGCTTTGGGACGTACTTGTAGACCCCGCCCGTAAAATTCGGGTAGGCAATAAATTGTACTTTGGTGATAGTGATTTGGTAGCTGAAGTCATTGACAATACCACCTCTCGCGGGCGGACCATTCGATTCCTGTACGACGGCAATCATGATGAGTTGATGCGCGCCATCGACGAATTGGGAGAAACGCCCCTACCTCGCGACATTAAACGCAAAGTGGAAGATGCTGACCGCGAGCGCTACCAAACCATTTTTGCGCAACACGTAGGTGCCGTAGCGGCCCCAACGGCAGGAATGCACTTTACCAAAGTGATTCAGCGGAGGATGGAGATCAAGGGCATTAACTTCACCCCTATCACGTTACACGTTGGCGTAGGCACGTTTCGTCAGGTAGACGTAGAAGACTTAACAAAACACAAAACCGACTCTGAAAACTTTGCCATCACGGAGGCTTCTGCCAACGTAATCAACGAAGCATTGGACAAAGGTAAACGTGTGTGTGCCATCGGAACAACCTCTCTCAAAGCCCTGGAGTCGTCTGTATCTGCCAATAATCGCGTAAAACCTTTTGAAGGCTGGACCGACAAGTTTATCTTCCCGCCGTACGAATTCAAAATTTCTACTTCACTGCTTACCAACCTGCACTTACCGGAGTCCATCTTACTGATGATGACCTGCGCTTTTGGCGGTCATGACCTTGTAATGGAAGCTTATGAAGAGGCGATCAAAGAAAAATATAAGTTCTTTAGCTATGGCGATGCCATGCTTATCATTTAA
- a CDS encoding 2-C-methyl-D-erythritol 4-phosphate cytidylyltransferase, whose translation MTKFAIIVAGGNGTRMGSKTPKQFMPVGGKPILMHTIEKFIAYDFSLQLLLVLPANEMKAWYALCDKYQFYPPIVTVSGGNSRFQSVKNGLKKISAKEGLVAVHDGVRPFVSPRIIAESFEVAAQKGTAITAVQLKDSIRFLGPDGSNQSVDRAAYRLVQTPQTFRLDWMRQAFDTPEQPFFTDCASVLEHSGHPITLIEGGYENIKITTPEDLLWAEAFAVQPTH comes from the coding sequence ATGACCAAATTTGCGATTATCGTCGCCGGTGGAAACGGCACTCGAATGGGCAGCAAAACGCCTAAACAATTTATGCCGGTAGGAGGTAAACCCATTTTAATGCACACCATTGAAAAGTTTATCGCTTACGATTTTTCGCTCCAACTATTATTGGTTCTCCCCGCCAATGAAATGAAAGCCTGGTACGCCCTTTGTGACAAATACCAGTTTTATCCCCCCATCGTAACCGTCTCCGGAGGCAACAGTCGATTTCAGTCCGTCAAAAATGGTTTGAAAAAAATCAGTGCAAAAGAAGGATTGGTCGCCGTCCACGATGGCGTTCGCCCCTTTGTTTCTCCGCGTATTATTGCCGAGAGTTTTGAGGTAGCCGCGCAAAAGGGCACTGCCATTACGGCGGTTCAACTCAAAGACTCTATCCGCTTTTTGGGTCCGGATGGCTCCAATCAATCCGTTGACCGCGCGGCGTATCGTTTGGTTCAAACCCCGCAAACGTTTCGATTAGATTGGATGCGTCAGGCATTTGATACGCCCGAACAACCTTTTTTTACAGATTGTGCCAGTGTTTTAGAGCACTCAGGTCATCCCATTACGCTCATTGAAGGAGGCTACGAAAACATTAAAATCACCACCCCTGAAGATTTGTTGTGGGCCGAAGCCTTTGCGGTCCAACCGACACACTAA
- the meaB gene encoding methylmalonyl Co-A mutase-associated GTPase MeaB: MKNRLSIEAYVEGVLAGNRLLLSRAITLIESQLPSDRVLAQLVLEQLLPHTGSAIRIGITGVPGVGKSTFIEAFGKELTATGKKLAVLAIDPTSQRSKGSIMGDKTRMEELSHDPLAYIRPSPSGGSLGGVANKTRETMLLCEAAGFEIIVIETVGVGQSETVVKGMVDFFLLLMLAGAGDELQGIKKGIMEMADAVVITKADGANQAAAQRAVAEYQNAFHLFPSHENGWLPPVLTCSAVEKKGLSEIWSQITLFDSQAKAGGFHLKNRQQQNLEWMHTLIRQTLEERFYHHPQIREKLHDIERLVQNEKWLPLRAATFLLDLFRQ, translated from the coding sequence TTGAAAAACCGTCTTTCCATCGAAGCGTATGTTGAGGGCGTGTTAGCCGGCAATCGGCTACTGCTCAGCAGAGCCATTACGTTAATTGAAAGTCAGCTCCCCTCCGACCGAGTTTTAGCCCAACTTGTTCTGGAGCAATTGTTGCCCCATACAGGATCTGCCATTCGCATCGGCATTACGGGTGTGCCCGGCGTAGGCAAAAGCACGTTCATTGAAGCATTTGGAAAAGAGCTGACCGCTACCGGTAAAAAATTGGCTGTTTTGGCCATTGACCCCACCAGTCAACGTTCAAAAGGAAGCATTATGGGGGATAAAACCCGTATGGAAGAGCTTTCTCATGACCCCTTGGCCTACATTCGCCCTTCTCCTTCCGGCGGTTCGTTGGGCGGAGTAGCCAACAAAACCCGCGAAACCATGCTGCTGTGCGAAGCGGCAGGGTTTGAAATTATAGTGATAGAAACCGTTGGAGTAGGCCAATCTGAGACCGTCGTAAAAGGAATGGTGGATTTCTTTTTGCTGCTGATGCTTGCAGGGGCGGGGGATGAACTTCAGGGAATTAAAAAAGGCATCATGGAAATGGCCGATGCGGTCGTGATTACCAAAGCCGACGGTGCTAACCAAGCAGCGGCACAGCGGGCCGTAGCAGAGTATCAAAATGCGTTTCATTTATTTCCATCCCATGAGAATGGATGGCTCCCCCCTGTGTTGACCTGTTCGGCGGTAGAGAAAAAAGGGTTAAGCGAAATATGGAGTCAAATTACATTATTTGATTCGCAGGCAAAAGCGGGTGGCTTTCACCTTAAAAATCGTCAACAGCAGAACTTGGAATGGATGCATACCCTCATCCGTCAAACCTTAGAAGAACGCTTCTACCATCACCCTCAAATCAGGGAAAAACTTCATGACATTGAGCGGCTCGTACAGAATGAAAAATGGCTACCCCTGAGAGCTGCCACTTTTCTGCTGGATTTGTTTCGCCAATAA